The Nitrospirales bacterium genome includes a window with the following:
- a CDS encoding PAS domain S-box protein translates to MSDTKNLNGLILNAAGEGILGLDLEGRHTFVNPAATRMLGFTEDELIGHASHDLWHHTHADGSPYPDTECPVYGAYKVGRVHHGDTEVFWRKDGTSFPVEYTSTPILDDSGNSTGAVVTFRDITSRRVAEQTITDLRRQNEYILNSAGEGIFGLDLEGRHTFVNPAAAVMLGYSADELLGQASHSLWHHTREDGSPYPHEECPIYGAYKDGRVHRGTDERFWRRDGSSFSAQYCSTPLRNEAGQLIGAVVTFQDITEQKRLAAKLLEAAKLAEVTRVLGNVGHDIKNMLMPVITGTSLLQDELTEIFAMDASTMAAKKHTSEKTCKELTEMITSNARRIQDRVREIADAVKGVTSEPHFAPCHVNEVIKGVLKSLQISAKERDVRLLTNGIEQLPVIEADERRLFAALYNLIGNAIPEVPSGGSVTIKGSVSPNGETLELTVADTGKGMPPEVRDRLFTKNAISTKVGGTGLGTKIVKDVIDVHQGTIRVESEENVGTSFHMTIPMKRPKPVTHVSTSEAGQGEQETTGTPAP, encoded by the coding sequence TTGAGCGATACGAAGAATCTTAATGGCTTAATATTGAATGCTGCCGGAGAAGGCATTTTGGGGCTTGACCTGGAAGGACGACATACCTTCGTGAATCCGGCGGCAACAAGAATGCTTGGGTTCACCGAAGATGAGCTGATCGGACACGCCAGTCATGACTTGTGGCACCATACCCATGCAGACGGCTCTCCTTACCCTGATACAGAATGCCCTGTTTATGGGGCCTACAAAGTTGGACGCGTTCACCATGGCGATACGGAGGTGTTCTGGCGAAAGGACGGCACATCGTTTCCCGTGGAATATACCAGCACGCCCATTCTCGATGACTCCGGAAACAGTACTGGAGCGGTCGTGACATTTCGAGACATCACGAGCCGTCGAGTAGCCGAACAAACGATCACAGACCTTCGACGACAAAATGAATATATCCTCAATTCTGCAGGAGAGGGTATTTTCGGTCTGGATCTCGAGGGACGGCATACCTTCGTCAATCCAGCCGCGGCAGTTATGCTCGGATACTCAGCCGACGAACTATTGGGACAGGCCAGCCACTCCTTGTGGCACCATACTCGAGAGGACGGCAGCCCATACCCGCACGAGGAATGTCCCATTTATGGAGCCTATAAAGACGGCAGAGTCCACAGGGGAACCGATGAGAGGTTTTGGCGCAGGGATGGAAGCAGTTTTTCTGCCCAGTATTGCAGCACTCCTCTTCGGAATGAGGCGGGTCAATTAATCGGAGCAGTCGTCACATTTCAGGATATTACCGAGCAAAAACGTCTGGCCGCAAAACTCCTGGAAGCTGCCAAGCTGGCCGAGGTGACCCGCGTGCTCGGGAATGTCGGACATGACATTAAAAACATGCTCATGCCCGTCATCACAGGGACCAGTCTTCTGCAAGATGAACTCACGGAAATCTTCGCGATGGACGCGAGCACGATGGCGGCAAAAAAGCATACGAGTGAGAAGACCTGTAAAGAGCTGACGGAAATGATTACTTCGAATGCCCGACGAATCCAAGACCGTGTGCGTGAAATTGCCGATGCCGTCAAGGGTGTGACCAGCGAACCCCATTTCGCACCTTGCCATGTCAATGAAGTGATCAAAGGGGTCCTCAAATCTCTCCAGATTTCCGCGAAAGAACGGGATGTCCGTCTTCTCACCAACGGTATCGAACAGTTACCGGTCATCGAAGCTGACGAGCGACGGCTCTTTGCCGCTCTCTACAATTTGATCGGGAATGCCATTCCCGAAGTCCCTTCCGGCGGCTCCGTCACGATCAAAGGCTCAGTGAGCCCGAACGGCGAGACACTGGAACTCACGGTCGCCGATACAGGCAAAGGCATGCCTCCAGAGGTTCGAGACCGGCTATTCACCAAAAACGCCATCAGTACAAAAGTTGGCGGAACAGGATTAGGAACCAAGATCGTCAAGGATGTCATCGATGTCCATCAGGGAACCATCCGGGTTGAAAGTGAGGAAAATGTCGGCACCTCATTTCATATGACGATTCCCATGAAGAGACCCAAACCGGTAACACACGTCAGTACATCAGAAGCAGGACAAGGTGAACAAGAAACAACAGGGACACCAGCTCCATGA
- a CDS encoding FAD-dependent oxidoreductase, producing MKIVIIGGVAGGASASAKARRTNEAATIVLFERGPFISFANCGLPYYVGGTISDRDDLLLQTPESFWKRFRVAVRVRHEVLSIDRDQKLVNVKDITTGTLFSESYDKLILSPGAGAIVPPLPGIDAKNIFTVKTVPDSDAIKRYLEKSASKQVIVVGGGFIGLETAEALKNLNMDVTVVEMADQILLPFDPDMAMLVSSHLCERGLRLIEGDGIKAFRCQNGIAFEAELQSGRRLSMDLAILSIGVRPELTLARTAGLKIGDAGGIVVDDRQQTSDADIYAAGDAVEVRHLVTGIPTRIPLAGPANKQGRVAGANAAGGDLRFPGALGTAIVETMGIIAAKTGLAEKDAKAHGFEYFASVTHPLDHAGYYPGAEQLHIKLVVEHKTGRLLGAQAIGEQGVDKRIDVLATALTANMTVKDLENLDLAYAPQFNSAKGPVIMAGFVASNTLRGEVQTITTQALQRKLEANQDIQLLDVRSPHEFDEEHLPHAQLIPVDNLREHLDDLDQSKETIVYCRVGLRGYLACRILLQHGFEHVYNLTGGLLSYPLTQQPNDEKNKKNLSLK from the coding sequence ATGAAAATCGTCATTATCGGTGGCGTTGCGGGTGGCGCGAGCGCTTCAGCAAAAGCCCGTCGCACCAATGAAGCCGCGACAATCGTCCTGTTTGAGCGTGGTCCGTTTATTTCCTTCGCAAACTGTGGCTTACCTTACTACGTCGGAGGAACTATTTCCGATCGTGATGACCTCTTGCTTCAAACGCCAGAGAGTTTTTGGAAACGCTTTCGTGTCGCCGTCCGTGTTCGACATGAGGTGTTGAGTATCGACCGCGATCAAAAGCTGGTGAACGTCAAAGACATCACAACGGGAACGCTCTTTTCCGAGTCCTACGACAAGCTCATCTTGTCTCCTGGCGCAGGCGCGATCGTCCCTCCCCTGCCAGGCATTGACGCGAAGAACATCTTTACCGTGAAGACGGTTCCTGACTCAGACGCGATCAAACGATATTTGGAAAAATCTGCATCCAAACAGGTGATCGTTGTTGGAGGGGGGTTCATCGGCCTGGAGACGGCTGAAGCATTAAAAAACCTCAACATGGACGTCACGGTCGTCGAGATGGCCGATCAAATTCTGCTTCCATTTGACCCCGATATGGCCATGCTGGTGTCTTCACATCTGTGCGAAAGAGGCCTGCGTCTCATCGAGGGCGATGGGATCAAAGCCTTTCGGTGTCAGAATGGCATAGCCTTCGAAGCAGAACTGCAGAGTGGACGTCGACTTTCGATGGATCTCGCCATTTTGTCGATTGGAGTGCGCCCAGAACTCACGCTCGCACGCACAGCGGGGTTGAAGATCGGTGATGCGGGAGGAATCGTCGTCGACGATCGTCAGCAAACTTCAGACGCCGATATCTACGCGGCAGGCGACGCCGTTGAAGTTCGACATCTCGTCACTGGCATCCCCACTCGCATTCCGCTGGCAGGTCCGGCTAATAAACAAGGCCGCGTGGCGGGAGCCAATGCCGCGGGTGGTGATTTGCGCTTTCCAGGAGCTTTGGGTACAGCGATTGTTGAGACCATGGGAATCATCGCCGCGAAAACAGGATTAGCGGAGAAGGACGCAAAGGCTCACGGATTTGAGTATTTTGCCTCTGTTACCCATCCCCTCGATCATGCAGGGTATTACCCCGGCGCAGAACAACTTCATATCAAACTGGTTGTTGAACACAAAACTGGAAGACTCCTGGGGGCTCAAGCGATTGGCGAGCAGGGGGTGGATAAACGGATAGATGTGCTGGCGACCGCGCTGACGGCGAACATGACGGTTAAAGATTTGGAAAATTTAGATTTGGCCTATGCCCCGCAATTTAATTCCGCCAAAGGTCCTGTCATTATGGCGGGATTCGTGGCCTCCAATACGTTACGGGGTGAAGTGCAGACCATCACGACTCAGGCCCTGCAACGCAAACTTGAAGCCAATCAGGACATCCAGCTTCTCGATGTACGCAGTCCTCATGAATTTGACGAAGAACATCTTCCTCACGCACAACTGATACCCGTTGATAATCTCCGCGAGCATCTTGACGACTTAGACCAGAGCAAGGAAACGATCGTCTACTGCCGCGTCGGGCTGCGCGGATACCTGGCATGCCGCATTCTCCTGCAACATGGGTTCGAACATGTCTATAACCTTACAGGAGGTCTATTGAGTTACCCTCTGACTCAACAACCGAACGATGAGAAGAACAAGAAAAATCTGTCCCTTAAATGA
- a CDS encoding cytochrome c gives MTNIIRGIIIAIGFFNGLGGTAFAEDSGERLVQSTCTACHRIEGTPTARRNKLAPDLTWAGNKYNQAWLVRWLQNPKQKLYPLGYDSNPKRKNPHLALSADKAQAVAQYLSKLTDPRIAQGKVKPGTAEQISRGKQLYQEHACANCHWTPAKNRRGYTGGKSSTSLLAMGSRLKGDWVYRFNLNPDDFVPDSGAYIPKPPLPEEDIYAITAYMMTFQ, from the coding sequence ATGACCAACATCATTCGTGGAATCATCATTGCCATTGGCTTCTTCAACGGATTAGGCGGAACGGCATTCGCCGAGGATTCTGGCGAACGTCTTGTCCAGTCCACCTGCACCGCCTGTCATCGAATCGAGGGAACCCCGACGGCGAGAAGGAACAAACTCGCTCCTGATCTTACCTGGGCCGGGAATAAATACAACCAGGCATGGCTCGTACGATGGTTGCAAAATCCCAAACAAAAGCTCTATCCGCTTGGGTACGATTCTAATCCGAAGCGGAAAAATCCCCACCTCGCTCTTTCAGCCGACAAGGCTCAAGCCGTCGCTCAATATTTGTCAAAACTCACAGATCCACGGATTGCACAGGGAAAAGTCAAACCCGGCACCGCTGAGCAAATTTCGAGAGGAAAGCAGTTATACCAGGAACATGCCTGCGCCAACTGTCACTGGACTCCGGCCAAAAACCGCCGAGGGTATACGGGTGGCAAATCCAGTACGTCGCTCTTGGCCATGGGGAGTCGCCTCAAGGGCGATTGGGTTTACCGATTCAATCTCAATCCGGATGATTTCGTTCCTGATAGCGGAGCCTATATTCCCAAGCCGCCTCTTCCGGAAGAAGATATTTACGCCATCACGGCCTATATGATGACCTTTCAATAA
- a CDS encoding response regulator has protein sequence MSVEQGHTMTAGMFGGQASEGLVLVVDDEADVRKVARMALEKVGYTVIEAANGEEAIERTRSGENPLLLSVIVTDINMPKVNGLEAIQFFQKEFPSVSLIVMTGYPNLESATELIKQGLVDYLVKPVDKEKLLASVAKAMAQREAKRP, from the coding sequence ATGTCAGTTGAACAGGGGCACACCATGACAGCAGGAATGTTTGGAGGGCAAGCGTCTGAAGGATTAGTGCTTGTGGTTGATGATGAAGCGGATGTGCGAAAAGTCGCCAGGATGGCCCTTGAAAAAGTTGGATATACCGTGATCGAAGCCGCCAACGGAGAGGAAGCGATTGAACGGACGAGGAGCGGTGAAAACCCATTGCTGCTTAGCGTCATTGTCACAGACATCAATATGCCGAAAGTCAATGGACTGGAAGCCATTCAGTTTTTTCAAAAAGAGTTTCCAAGTGTCTCCCTGATTGTCATGACTGGATATCCAAACCTGGAATCTGCGACTGAACTGATCAAGCAAGGACTCGTCGACTATCTGGTCAAACCGGTCGACAAGGAGAAGCTCTTAGCATCAGTAGCGAAGGCCATGGCGCAGCGAGAAGCCAAACGTCCTTAA
- a CDS encoding universal stress protein, which yields MKHHIRRIVFATDFSASSSRTLHIALTWANMCDAAIDIVHVLSVLHEVDLDSTVANLYIQEQKKAAQAKLASLVLEAKKTLSDVQSHLLAGSQADQITQFALSSQADLIVTGTHGWTGFDRVMMGSVAERVIHQAPCPVLSVRDISNMETQHMTAADVTPRHILLPVDFSDCSLDAYEYVDNLEKHVDASITLMHVLEPLSYSLDFTLSHPVEDRQHREHVTQRITQLTEAMTRQGLTANYLIKTKPIPEAIVQSAKDVGADLIVMGTHGRQGLRRLIMGSVTTAVLRHSSIPVMTVKSPKFSHEAQTAHSPG from the coding sequence ATGAAACACCACATTCGCCGTATAGTGTTCGCGACAGATTTTTCCGCCTCGTCTTCTCGCACCTTGCACATCGCCCTGACGTGGGCGAATATGTGCGATGCGGCTATCGACATCGTGCATGTGCTGTCCGTCCTACATGAAGTCGACTTAGATTCAACGGTCGCAAATCTCTATATTCAGGAGCAGAAAAAAGCAGCACAAGCCAAACTGGCCTCTCTCGTCCTCGAAGCCAAAAAAACTCTTTCTGACGTACAGTCTCATCTCTTGGCAGGCAGCCAGGCGGATCAAATCACACAATTCGCACTCTCATCGCAAGCCGATCTGATTGTCACCGGTACACATGGATGGACGGGATTTGATCGCGTCATGATGGGAAGCGTTGCGGAACGCGTTATCCACCAGGCCCCTTGTCCTGTCTTGAGCGTTCGGGATATCAGCAATATGGAAACACAACACATGACTGCCGCTGACGTCACCCCGCGCCACATCCTTCTTCCCGTCGACTTTTCAGATTGTTCTCTCGATGCATACGAATATGTTGACAATCTGGAAAAACACGTGGATGCATCCATCACCTTAATGCATGTGTTGGAACCGCTTTCATATAGTTTAGATTTCACCTTGAGTCATCCCGTTGAAGATCGTCAACACCGGGAACATGTCACACAGCGCATCACCCAGCTCACGGAGGCGATGACTCGACAGGGACTCACGGCCAACTATCTGATCAAAACCAAACCGATACCTGAAGCCATTGTTCAATCGGCAAAGGACGTAGGGGCTGACCTCATTGTCATGGGTACGCATGGACGGCAAGGCTTACGACGTTTAATCATGGGTAGTGTCACGACTGCGGTTTTGCGTCACTCATCCATACCGGTGATGACGGTCAAAAGTCCAAAATTCTCGCACGAAGCTCAAACAGCTCATAGTCCAGGATAA